The following proteins are co-located in the Vigna unguiculata cultivar IT97K-499-35 chromosome 9, ASM411807v1, whole genome shotgun sequence genome:
- the LOC114162752 gene encoding probable inactive receptor kinase At5g10020: MNSPPNLFIPLLLLLLLFFTVFSASSSASLPELRSLMEFKKGITHDPQNLLESWAPAAVAEANAACPSTWQGIVCDEESGNVTGIVLDHLRLGGELKFHTLLDLKMLRNLSLSGNDFTGRLPPSLGSLSSLQHLDLSLNKFYGPIPARINDLWGLNYLNLSNNQFKGGFPSGLSNLQQLRVLDLHANALWAEIGDILSTLRNVERVDLSLNQFFGGLSLTVENISGLANTVHFLNLSNNNLNGHFFKNSTIGLFRNLQVLDLSNNSITGELPSFGSLPALRVLRLPRNQLFGSVPEELLQTSVPLEELDLSVNGFTGSIDAINSTSLNILNLSSNSLSGSLPTSLRRCTVIDISRNMLSGDISVIQNWEAPLEVINLSSNKLSGSLPPTLGTYSKLSTVDLSLNELKGSIPRGLVTSPSVTRLNLSGNQLTGQLLLQGSGASELLLMPPYQLMEYLDVSNNSLEGALPSEIDRMSVLKLLNVARNEFSGPLPSELNKLLYLEHLDLSNNKFSGNIPDKLSSSLTVFNVSNNDLSGRVPENLRQFSPSSFRPGNAKLVLPNDSPETSSVPDNIPDKGRRHSSKGNIRIAIILASVGAAIMIAFVLLAYHRTQLKEFHGRSEFTGQNTRRDVKLGGLSRSSLFKFNTNVQPPTTSLSFSNDHLLTSNSRSLSGGQSEFVTEISEHGLMQGMVATSSASVNPNLMDNPPTSSGRKSSPGSPLSSSPRFIEACEKPVMLDVYSPDRLAGELFFLDSSLAFTAEELSRAPAEVLGRSSHGTLYKATLDSGHMLTVKWLRVGLVKHKKEFAREVKRIGSMRHPNIVPLLAYYWGPREQERLLLADYIHGDNLALHLYESTPRRYSPLSFSQRIKVAVDVARCLLYLHDRGLPHGNLKPTNIVLAGPDFSARLTDYGLHRLMTPAGIAEQILNLGALGYRAPELAAASKPVPSFKADVYALGVILMELLTRKSAGDIISGQSGAVDLTDWVRLCEREGRVMDCIDRDIAGGEESSKEMDELLGISLRCILPVNERPNIRQVFDDLCSISV; the protein is encoded by the exons ATGAATTCCCCACCCAACCTCTTCATCccgcttcttcttcttcttcttctcttcttcactGTCTTTTCCGCTTCTTCCTCCGCCTCACTCCCGGAGCTTCGATCTCTCATGGAATTCAAGAAGGGGATAACTCATGATCCGCAGAACCTTCTAGAATCGTGGGCTCCGGCGGCGGTGGCCGAGGCCAACGCCGCCTGTCCTTCTACTTGGCAGGGCATTGTTTGCGACGAGGAGTCCGGCAACGTTACCGGAATCGTCCTCGACCACCTTCGCCTCGGCGGTGAGCTCAAGTTTCACACTCTCCTCGACCTCAAGATGCTCAGAAACCTCTCACTCTCCGGCAACGATTTCACCGGAAGGTTGCCTCCTTCCCTGGGGTCGCTCTCCTCCCTCCAGCATTTGGATCTTTCGCTGAACAAGTTCTACGGCCCCATCCCCGCGCGGATCAACGACCTTTGGGGTCTTAATTACCTCAATTTGTCCAACAACCAGTTCAAGGGCGGCTTCCCCAGTGGCCTCTCCAACCTTCAGCAGCTCCGAGTTCTCGATTTGCATGCCAACGCTCTCTGGGCGGAAATTGGGGACATCCTCTCTACGCTCCGGAATGTGGAGCGCGTGGATTTGAGTCTTAACCAGTTCTTTGGCGGACTTTCCCTCACTGTGGAGAATATTTCTGGATTGGCCAACACAGTACATTTTCTTAACCTCAGTAACAACAACTTGAACGGTCACTTCTTTAAGAACTCCACCATTGGCCTGTTTCGCAACTTGCAAGTTTTGGACTTGAGTAATAATTCCATCACTGGGGAGCTTCCTTCTTTTGGCTCATTACCCGCACTTCGCGTTCTTAGGCTTCCACGGAACCAACTGTTTGGCTCCGTGCCCGAGGAGTTGTTGCAAACTTCAGTGCCACTGGAAGAATTGGATCTTAGCGTCAACGGGTTTACCG GCTCAATAGATGCAATCAACTCtacaagtttaaatattttgaatcttTCATCCAATAGTTTGTCAGGATCCTTGCCAACTTCTTTGAGAAGATGTACTGTCATTGACATTAGCAGAAATATGTTATCTGGTGACATTTCTGTCATACAGAACTGGGAAGCCCCACTGGAGGTTATTAATTTGAGTTCAAACAAGCTGTCAGGATCCTTGCCCCCTACTTTAGGAACCTATTCAAAATTGTCTACAGTTGATTTAAGTTTAAATGAGCTCAAGGGATCCATTCCACGAGGTTTAGTTACTTCACCATCAGTGACAAGACTGAATCTTTCTGGAAATCAACTTACAGGGCAACTTCTGCTTCAAGGTTCAGGAGCCAGTGAGTTACTCCTTATGCCTCCTTATCAACTAATGGAATATCTTGATGTATCTAACAACTCCTTAGAAGGCGCCTTGCCTTCTGAAATAGATAGGATGAGTGTCCTCAAACTGCTGAATGTGGCTAGGAATGAGTTTTCCGGACCACTGCCTAGTGAATTGAACAAACTTCTTTATTTGGAGCACCTTGATTTGTCTAACAACAAATTTTCTGGAAATATTCCTGATAAGCTTTCATCCAGCTTAACTGTATTTAACGTGTCCAATAATGATCTATCTGGTCGAGTTCCAGAAAATTTGCGGCAGTTCTCTCCTTCATCCTTTCGCCCTGGAAATGCAAAGTTGGTGTTACCAAATGATTCTCCTGAGACTTCTTCGGTGCCTGATAACATTCCAGATAAAGGTAGACGTCATAGTTCAAAGGGTAATATCAGGATAGCAATTATTCTTGCCTCTGTAGGTGCTGCTATTATGATTGCTTTTGTTTTATTGGCTTATCATCGAACACAACTAAAAGAATTTCATGGAAGAAGTGAGTTCACTGGTCAAAATACCAGAAGAGACGTCAAGTTAGGAGGACTTTCGAGGTCTTCCCTCTTCAAGTTCAATACAAATGTTCAACCCCCAACAACCTCATTGAGCTTTTCTAATGACCACCTCCTGACTTCCAATTCGAGGTCACTCTCTGGTGGACAGTCAGAGTTTGTAACTGAAATTTCTGAGCATGGCTTAATGCAGGGAATGGTGGCTACTAGTTCAGCATCTGTAAATCCTAATTTGATGGATAACCCTCCCACTTCATCTGGAAGGAAGTCTTCTCCTGGTTCCCCATTGTCATCCTCACCCCGTTTCATAGAGGCTTGTGAAAAGCCAGTGATGTTGGATGTTTACTCACCGGATCGGTTGGCTGGGGAATTGTTTTTCCTGGACTCTTCCCTGGCATTCACTGCAGAGGAATTATCTCGAGCACCAGCTGAAGTTCTTGGTAGAAGTAGCCATGGCACTTTATATAAAGCAACTTTGGACAGTGGTCATATGTTGACTGTAAAATGGTTACGGGTGGGATTGGTGAAACATAAAAAGGAATTTGCTAGAGAAGTTAAAAGGATTGGTTCTATGAGGCATCCAAACATTGTTCCATTGCTAGCATACTATTGGGGGCCTAGGGAACAAGAAAGGCTTCTTTTAGCTGACTATATACATGGGGACAATTTGGCCCTTCATCTCTATG AGAGCACACCCCGAAGGTACTCCCCATTATCATTCAGCCAGAGAATAAAAGTTGCTGTTGATGTTGCACGATGTCTTCTATACCTTCATGACCGAGGACTTCCCCATGGAAATCTGAAGCCCACAAATATAGTTTTAGCAGGCCCTGATTTCAGTGCTCGTCTTACGGACTATGGTCTGCACCGGCTGATGACACCGGCTGGAATTGCAGAACAGATACTCAACCTTGGAGCACTTGGATACCGTGCTCCGGAACTTGCTGCTGCATCCAAACCGGTTCCATCGTTTAAGGCGGATGTGTATGCTCTTGGTGTGATCCTAATGGAATTGTTGACAAGAAAAAGTGCAGGTGACATAATATCAGGGCAGTCAGGTGCTGTTGATCTTACAGATTGGGTTAGGCTGTGTGAGCGAGAAGGAAGGGTAATGGACTGTATCGACAGAGACATTGCAGGTGGAGAAGAATCCTCCAAAGAGATGGATGAATTGCTTGGAATATCTCTCAGGTGTATTCTCCCTGTAAATGAGAGGCCTAACATCAGACAAGTTTTTGACGATCTGTGTTCAATATCCGTTTGA